The genomic segment GGCAGTATACAGCAAAGGATATGTAGTGTTTGAGGAGATAAAGGAAGGACTCACAAGATACCTGGAGGAGAATGGATTCAATAATATTAATGAGGTGGTGGGGTTAGCGCACAACCATTAAATCCCAATGACCATCCTTCGACAAGCTCAGGATGACAAGAAGTCATTGTCATGGTGAGCCGAGTCGAACCATGGAATTTAGTGCTTGGAGCTTAGAATTTTATTGAGATATGACTTTTTTTGAAAAACTCACCGCGGCCATGCAGCAAAATAACAGCCTCCTCTGTATAGGCCTTGATAGCGATTTCGAAAAAATCCCTGAATGTTTAAAGAAAAAGACGAGAGGGGATAACACACCCCCGCCCGATGGGCGACCCCTCTCAAGAGGGGATTACTCAAGCCGGCAGCGGGCGGAAATAATTCTGGCATTTAACCGCGCGATCATTGATGCGACGAAAGACGCAGTGTGCGCATACAAACCGAACAGCGCATTTTATGAAGCGCTAGGCGGGCGGGGTCTTGAAATTCTCAAACAGACAATCCAGTATATCCGCGAACGCGCGCCTGCTATTCCTGTCATTCTCGACGCAAAACGCGGGGACATTGGCTCCACCAATGCCTCGTATGTCCAATTCGCCTTTTCGTATCTGAAAGCTGACGCAATTACCCTCCATCCCTACCTTGGGAGAGAAGCGCTCCAGCCGTTCCTTGATCAAAAAGAGAAAGGAATATTCGTATTGTGCCGTACCTCGAATCCGGGAGCGGGTGAATTTCAAGACTTGAAGGTGTTTCGTTTTCAGGGTCATTCTGACCCCGCAAATGCGGGGGAAGAATCCCCCACGAATGTGGACCGGCATGCGCCGGAGACCCTTCGACACACTCAGGGTGACACTAATGGCGAAGAATTGTATAAGGTGGTGTCGCGCCAAGTAGCGGAAGAATGGAATGCAAATGGCAATTGCGGGCTGGTCGTTGGCGCGACCTATCCTGAAGAGCTAAGAGAAGTCCGCACCATCGTCGGTAATATGCCAATTCTCGTACCCGGCATCGGCACGCAAGGCGGCGACGTGGAAAAGACGGTACGGGCTGGCATCACGGCTCAAGGAAACAGCATAATCGTCAACTCCTCACGCGGGATTATCTTTGCTTCGTCAGACGAAGATTTTGCCGAGGCGGCAAAAATAGAAGTATTGAAGTTAAGAGATCAGATTAATCAATATAGATAATTATGAAATGAGAATATAATATGCAAAAAATTATTATTGGAGTAATGGGACCAGGAGAGAGTGCCGCCGAATCAGACAGAGAACATGCTTATCAAATGGGGAAACTTATTGCCCAAGCAGGGTGGGTATTGTTAACCGGCGGTCGGAATAGAGGGGTGATGGATGCTGCGAGTAAAGGTGCAAAAGAGCATGGTGGCCTTACCATAGGAATCTTACCTACCTCAGATCCAAATACTGTGTCTGATGCTGTTGACATGCCGATATTTACAGAAATGAAAAGCGCACGGAATAATATCAATGTACTCTCTAGTAGAGTAATCGTGGTATGTGGTATGAGTGCGGGAACTGCTTCTGAAGTTGCAATGGCTCTCGTGGCAAACAAACCAATCATTCTCATTGATCAAAACAAAATAAGTAAGGATTTTTTTCAAACTTTAGGAAAAGAAAAGGTCAATTTTGTAGATACACCTCTAGAAGCTCTTGATAAGATAAAACACTTATTATGACCAACGAACAAGTGCTTGAATTTTTTAAAAACACTGGCGGTTATATCACAGATAGCCATATAGTGTACACCTCGGGAAAGCATGGATCGGCGTATTTGAACAAAGACGCGATTTATCCGCACACTAGTCTCGTGTCTGAGCTTTGCAAGGTTTTTGCTCAAGAATTCAAAGGGAAAGGGATTGAGGCGGTAGCCGCGCCCGCACTCGGCGGCATTATACTTTCCCAGTGGACTGCGCACTATTTAAGCCTTATGGAAAAACGCGAGATACTCGCGGTATATACAGAAAAAACACCTGACAACGGACAGATGTTTACGCGGGGGTATGATAAATGCGTTGCGGGAAAAAAGGTGCTGGTCGTGGAAGATATTTTAAATACTGGCGGATCGGTGCGCAAAGTGGTGGACGCGGTGCGGCAGGCGGGCGGCACGGCGGTCGCGGCAGCCGCGCTCGTCAACCGCGGGAGAGTTACATCGAAAGATGTGGGAGAGGTTCCGCTCTTCACCCTTGCTTCAATCAACCTCGAAGCGTGGAACGAACACGAGTGCCCTTTGTGCAAACAAGGAATTCCTGTAAACACCATCGTCGGCAAGGGGAGAGAATATCTGAAAAAGCAACAAAGCAACTCATGAATAATAAATCGCGAAAGATTATTGCCTTTACAAGCCTGGCCGGCTGCTGCATTTCTTTGGTTCTTATTCTTATTTTATCAGCACTTGATCAAAATTATAATCCCGTGACAATGGCACTGAGTACATTAGGAGGAGTGAATGGGATAAAAGGAATCATCTTTAACAGCGGCCTCGCGCTGTTCGGGATACTGCTCATCAACTTCAGTGCAGGATTGCATCAAACGATAAATAATGGAAAGGGATCAAAAATGGGTCCAATAATGACCGCAATCGGCGGCCTCGGCATGATTGGTGCAGCCTTATTTCACTGTGACGCGGGTTGTACAAACATTCTTTTAAGAATGACACTGGCAGGAGCCGCGCATATTTACCTTACTATTATTGCCGGCACTATATTAGCACTGTCGCCTTTTTTTATTCTCACAAGATTGCAGAAAGACACTGAATGGCGAGGATATCAACTATTTACGTTGATGTGCGGCGTACTGATTTTCATTCCAAACGTAATTTTTTGGATAAATCACTTTATGGGCAACGGGTCATCCGTCGGCAATATCATGCAGAAAATTTCAATATTTTTTCTTCTTCTCTGGGTGGGAGTTATGTCAGAAAAAATGTGGCGATTGCCAAATCGTTCTTCAGTTATACGAGCAACTTAATTGAAACGACACCATTATTTCTGAATTCGTTCCTCCATCTCTTTCAGCCTCTGCCGCTCCTTTTCAACCACCGATGGAGGCGCTTTGGAGAGAAAAACAGGATCTGAGAGACGGCGTTTAAGATCGACAATATACTTTTCCTGCGCTTCCCTATCTTTAGGAGAAGTTTTTTCTTTTTTTGGTACGTCTAACAAAAGATGGATATGGGAAAGGCTTAAGGTTGGTTTCTCAATCTTTTCGGTGAGCGTTAAAGTAACCTTTGTAAGATGCTCGATTAGTGCCGAGTGATCAGCAATGACCTCTCTTAATTCTTTAAGGCGTATGGCAATGGCGCCCTTGATCTTCTCTTTTGGATTCAACTTTTCCTCGGCACGGAATGCCCTTAATACAGTAATGAGCTCTTGCAATTGCGTAAATTGCGATATTGCTAAACTGTTAAATTGCTGCTTACTTGGTTGCGGCCACGACTGAATAAGGAGAAGGTTTTGATTGACACCCCCTCTCTGTCTCCCCCTTTCTAGGGGGAGAACCTGAGCGGAGAAATTTTTCCATAATTCTTCGGTAATGAAAGGCGTGAAAGGATGCCAAAGCTTGATAATCTGTTCAAGCGTATGGAGCAATATTGAGTCGGTGGATTTCTCTAAACTTTGTTTTTTTTGAAACTTTGCGATCTCGATATACCAATCGGCAAATTTTCCCCAAGTGAAATCATAAAGATTCTCAATCGCCGCGCTGTAGCGGTATTCTTCCATGGCTTTAGTCGTGCTCTCAATGATCGAGTCTAATTCTGACAGAATCCACTGATCCGCCAATGTGGCAGGTTGGGGTGTTTGTATCCTTGTGTCCTTGTTTCCTTGTTTCCTTGTATCTGCAGTAGTGAGGATGAAACGACCGATATTCCAAAGTTTATTCACAAAATTGCGGTAACCTGCGATTTTTTCCTCATAGAGCCTGATGTCATTACCTGGCGTGGTGCCCACCACGAGCGAGAGCCGCACGGGATCGGCGCCGAATTTGGCGACCATATCGAGAGGATCTATGCCGTTGCCCGCGGATTTTGACATTTTTTTGCCATCACGATCGCGCACAAGCCCGTGGAGATACACCGTACGGAAAGGAATGTCGCCTACCGCATAGAGCGTCATGATGATCATGCGGGCAACCCAAAAGAAAAGGATATCATATCCTGTTTCCATGACACTGGTGGGATGGTAAGTGAGGAAATCATTTCTCTCCAGGGGTTTACCCGCCGAAGTGGCAACGGAGGCGGGCCAGCCGAGCGTTGAAAATGTCCAGAGCGACGAAGAAAACCACGTGTCCAGAGTATCGGGATCTTGCTGTAGCGTTACAGAACCGCAGGTGGGACACCGAGAAGGGACTTCAGCAGAAACGATTACTGTGCCGCATACTCCCATCTTAACCGACGGGTCAAACGTATAAGTATATATCCAGGCAGGGGTATTGTCGTCGACGTTTTTATGAGGATAATGCCGTGTAAAGGCAGCTCGTAACTCTTCACACTTCTTATACGTCTTTCCATGTGCCGCATCATTTAAATCAATTTCACCTACCGTCGTATTCTCGATATTTGTGATTTTCCCATAGCCGAACACTTTACGCGTGGCGCTGTCCTCAAACACCACCACGTCTCCTACATTAAATTCATAATCGCGGAGGCGGTAGGTTTTCGTTTTATTATCGAACACTTGTGGTACCACATCTTCGGCAAATCCCATTCGCTTTACCGCATTGCTCCCGCAATACCACACGGGAATTTGGTGCCCGAACCAGATTTGCCTCGAAATGCACCAGTCATGGAGATTTTCCATCCAATGGAAATACGTCTTATTGAACCGGTCGGGAATAATCTTAATTCCTCCTCCCGAACGCACGGCCCACAATGCAAGTTCTTTCAAGGTCGCAGTGACGTCACACCCTCCCTTCGTCCCTCCCTTTTTAGGGAGGGAACCTGTAGCGTAGAACCGTCTCGCAAGGTTTAGATTCTTGATCTTAAATGGTTTATCAACCGCGATAAACCATTGCAGGGAGGGAAGCGGCTCTATGGGAGTGCCGCAACGATAGCAGAGCGAGATATTATGCACATAATTCTCATCAATCTTTTCCACTAATCCCTTTTTCTTAAAAATTTCCACTATTTCTTCCCGCGCCTCGCGCGCATTTCTCCCCGCGAATGCGCCTGCCGCGTCGGTGAGCTTCCCCTCTTCATCAATAATTTTCACCACCGGAAGCTTGTATTTCTGCGCAAGGAGAAAATCCTCGAAGCTATGCGCCGGGGTAATGGTCATGGCGCCCGTCCCGAATTCCATGTCTGCGACAGGATCCGCGATCACGCGCGCTTTTACTTTTCCGCTTATCCACTCCACCTCGAGCTCTTTGCCGACAAGGTCTTTGTATCTTTTGTCTTTCGGGTGCACGATGATGGTCTTGTCCTGGAATTTGGTTTCCGGACGCGCGGTGCCGATGACGACAGGGCCATATTTGAAATAATAAAATTTTGTCTTCTGTTCTTTATATTCCACTTCATCGTCCGCGAGAGTGGATTTGCAACGAGGGCACCAATTCACAATTCTGTTGCCGCGGTAGATGAGCCCATCATCGTACATTTTTTTAAACACCGTGCGCACCGCGAGAGAAAGGTCGGGGTCCAGCGTATAGCGCTCCCTCGACCAATCGCAGGAAGACCCCATACGGCGAATCTGCGTTTCAATCCGGTGG from the Patescibacteria group bacterium genome contains:
- the pyrF gene encoding orotidine-5'-phosphate decarboxylase → MTFFEKLTAAMQQNNSLLCIGLDSDFEKIPECLKKKTRGDNTPPPDGRPLSRGDYSSRQRAEIILAFNRAIIDATKDAVCAYKPNSAFYEALGGRGLEILKQTIQYIRERAPAIPVILDAKRGDIGSTNASYVQFAFSYLKADAITLHPYLGREALQPFLDQKEKGIFVLCRTSNPGAGEFQDLKVFRFQGHSDPANAGEESPTNVDRHAPETLRHTQGDTNGEELYKVVSRQVAEEWNANGNCGLVVGATYPEELREVRTIVGNMPILVPGIGTQGGDVEKTVRAGITAQGNSIIVNSSRGIIFASSDEDFAEAAKIEVLKLRDQINQYR
- a CDS encoding TIGR00725 family protein produces the protein MQKIIIGVMGPGESAAESDREHAYQMGKLIAQAGWVLLTGGRNRGVMDAASKGAKEHGGLTIGILPTSDPNTVSDAVDMPIFTEMKSARNNINVLSSRVIVVCGMSAGTASEVAMALVANKPIILIDQNKISKDFFQTLGKEKVNFVDTPLEALDKIKHLL
- a CDS encoding phosphoribosyltransferase family protein encodes the protein MTNEQVLEFFKNTGGYITDSHIVYTSGKHGSAYLNKDAIYPHTSLVSELCKVFAQEFKGKGIEAVAAPALGGIILSQWTAHYLSLMEKREILAVYTEKTPDNGQMFTRGYDKCVAGKKVLVVEDILNTGGSVRKVVDAVRQAGGTAVAAAALVNRGRVTSKDVGEVPLFTLASINLEAWNEHECPLCKQGIPVNTIVGKGREYLKKQQSNS
- a CDS encoding DUF998 domain-containing protein yields the protein MNNKSRKIIAFTSLAGCCISLVLILILSALDQNYNPVTMALSTLGGVNGIKGIIFNSGLALFGILLINFSAGLHQTINNGKGSKMGPIMTAIGGLGMIGAALFHCDAGCTNILLRMTLAGAAHIYLTIIAGTILALSPFFILTRLQKDTEWRGYQLFTLMCGVLIFIPNVIFWINHFMGNGSSVGNIMQKISIFFLLLWVGVMSEKMWRLPNRSSVIRAT
- a CDS encoding class I tRNA ligase family protein, with protein sequence MASTNLLPKAYEHKDEEQSYRAWESSGFFNPDNLLGARKESFSLSMPPPNVTGSLHIGHAMFLTIEDLMTRFARMQGKRALWVPGVDHAAIATQNVVEKEIYKKEGKTRHEIGRKELVKRINEFVQGTRHRIETQIRRMGSSCDWSRERYTLDPDLSLAVRTVFKKMYDDGLIYRGNRIVNWCPRCKSTLADDEVEYKEQKTKFYYFKYGPVVIGTARPETKFQDKTIIVHPKDKRYKDLVGKELEVEWISGKVKARVIADPVADMEFGTGAMTITPAHSFEDFLLAQKYKLPVVKIIDEEGKLTDAAGAFAGRNAREAREEIVEIFKKKGLVEKIDENYVHNISLCYRCGTPIEPLPSLQWFIAVDKPFKIKNLNLARRFYATGSLPKKGGTKGGCDVTATLKELALWAVRSGGGIKIIPDRFNKTYFHWMENLHDWCISRQIWFGHQIPVWYCGSNAVKRMGFAEDVVPQVFDNKTKTYRLRDYEFNVGDVVVFEDSATRKVFGYGKITNIENTTVGEIDLNDAAHGKTYKKCEELRAAFTRHYPHKNVDDNTPAWIYTYTFDPSVKMGVCGTVIVSAEVPSRCPTCGSVTLQQDPDTLDTWFSSSLWTFSTLGWPASVATSAGKPLERNDFLTYHPTSVMETGYDILFFWVARMIIMTLYAVGDIPFRTVYLHGLVRDRDGKKMSKSAGNGIDPLDMVAKFGADPVRLSLVVGTTPGNDIRLYEEKIAGYRNFVNKLWNIGRFILTTADTRKQGNKDTRIQTPQPATLADQWILSELDSIIESTTKAMEEYRYSAAIENLYDFTWGKFADWYIEIAKFQKKQSLEKSTDSILLHTLEQIIKLWHPFTPFITEELWKNFSAQVLPLERGRQRGGVNQNLLLIQSWPQPSKQQFNSLAISQFTQLQELITVLRAFRAEEKLNPKEKIKGAIAIRLKELREVIADHSALIEHLTKVTLTLTEKIEKPTLSLSHIHLLLDVPKKEKTSPKDREAQEKYIVDLKRRLSDPVFLSKAPPSVVEKERQRLKEMEERIQK